A stretch of the Candidatus Methylomirabilota bacterium genome encodes the following:
- a CDS encoding nuclear transport factor 2 family protein, with product MTALKERDLLSATYRAFNARDIDAVLAVMHPDVDWPNGMEGGRVHGHAAVREYWSRQWSVIDPHVEPRRFGTDETGRVVVDVHQLVRDLAGKVLAEQLVQHIYLIEDGLIRSMEIRKP from the coding sequence GTGACCGCGCTGAAAGAGCGGGATCTTCTGAGCGCCACCTACCGGGCCTTCAATGCTCGCGATATCGACGCCGTCCTCGCCGTCATGCATCCCGATGTGGATTGGCCGAACGGGATGGAGGGTGGACGCGTCCATGGCCACGCGGCGGTCCGTGAGTACTGGAGCCGCCAGTGGTCCGTGATCGACCCCCATGTCGAGCCGCGGCGCTTCGGCACCGATGAGACCGGGCGGGTCGTCGTCGACGTGCATCAACTCGTCCGCGACCTGGCCGGCAAGGTTCTGGCAGAGCAGCTGGTCCAGCACATCTACCTCATCGAGGACGGCCTGATCCGGAGCATGGAGATCAGGAAGCCGTAG
- a CDS encoding diiron oxygenase, whose translation MATYSYAECLQNSYRINWKIADVLGTNQFDSSRHWLPARLSGADAITGLSAQDKVRLTHVEMGSYAHLFAYVEEFIAPKMIHLACDFEVDNREAFDALTNFAAEEVKHMNLFREIRARVDRTVGFPLALLGDEKAVARAVLSKHTGAVLLLTAAIEWFTQLHYLTAFKDDDSLDPFTKTIFRAHWQEESQHAKMDHLETTRAFARMTVAEKDTAIDDLIDLIGAVDGLLQKQAGLDVDNLERYLARSFTGTEKQEVYASVLKAKRYTFIESGVTHPNFQALFSEVTTPAQQAKVQTALDALLASA comes from the coding sequence ATGGCGACGTACTCATACGCGGAGTGCTTGCAGAACTCCTACCGGATCAACTGGAAGATCGCCGACGTCCTCGGCACCAACCAGTTTGACTCCTCGCGGCACTGGCTGCCTGCGCGGCTGTCCGGGGCCGACGCGATCACTGGCCTGAGTGCCCAGGACAAGGTCCGGCTCACTCACGTCGAGATGGGGTCCTACGCCCATCTTTTCGCGTATGTGGAGGAGTTCATCGCCCCCAAGATGATCCACCTCGCCTGCGACTTCGAGGTCGACAACCGCGAGGCCTTCGACGCCCTGACCAACTTCGCTGCGGAGGAGGTCAAGCACATGAACCTCTTCCGCGAGATCCGAGCCCGCGTGGACCGGACGGTGGGCTTTCCGCTTGCCCTGCTCGGGGACGAGAAGGCAGTCGCTCGCGCCGTCCTGAGCAAGCACACCGGGGCAGTGCTCCTCCTGACGGCGGCCATCGAGTGGTTCACCCAGCTCCACTACCTCACGGCGTTCAAGGACGACGACTCGCTCGACCCTTTCACGAAGACGATCTTCCGCGCGCACTGGCAGGAGGAGTCCCAGCACGCCAAGATGGATCACCTGGAGACCACGCGCGCGTTCGCACGCATGACCGTGGCGGAGAAGGATACAGCCATCGACGACCTCATTGACCTGATCGGCGCGGTGGACGGCCTCCTCCAGAAGCAGGCGGGGCTTGACGTGGACAATCTGGAGCGCTACCTCGCGCGGTCCTTCACCGGGACCGAGAAGCAAGAGGTCTACGCGAGCGTGCTCAAGGCCAAGCGCTACACCTTCATCGAGAGTGGCGTGACGCACCCGAACTTCCAGGCGCTGTTCAGCGAGGTGACGACACCCGCGCAGCAGGCGAAGGTCCAGACGGCACTAGACGCGCTGCTCGCGTCGGCATGA
- a CDS encoding lactate racemase domain-containing protein has product MKVELPYGETTIAAELPDHTRLLSNIERASLPPLPDLDGAVRAALAAPRGLPRIGALARPGATVTIAFDDHTTGSFGPIRQVAIQAVLDELEGAGVRRRDVTLICANALHRMLRPSELARLLGDGLVAEFGDRLLCHDAEDREQIIDLGLTPEHGYPVEVHRLVADSDLTVYINSNYIRGFTGGWKSVCVGLSTWRTIRVTHTPDGMSMAVNGNRMHAVLDEMGHHLEARLGKRIFKIDTLLADPHHPARVFAGAVDETRRAALEEQAALYPPRREASQERFDVLVYGIPDSSPYAIFAAVNPILTLISSGLGYLGGMIEAVGKPGCTVIMAAPARDAWDRVAHPSYPEVWERILPETRDPYEITARFAEDLASRPDYIEAYRRRHAFHPIHGILATHPLKRLRHVGRVIVAGPRDAHVPRHLGFEVAGSVEEAVARARRIHGPDCAIAYVEQPPLVRP; this is encoded by the coding sequence ATGAAGGTCGAGCTCCCATACGGTGAGACGACGATCGCGGCCGAGCTGCCCGACCACACCCGGCTCCTCTCCAACATCGAGCGCGCGAGCCTGCCCCCGCTGCCCGATCTGGACGGCGCCGTGCGGGCGGCGCTCGCGGCCCCGCGCGGACTGCCGCGCATCGGCGCTCTTGCCCGTCCCGGCGCGACGGTGACCATCGCCTTCGACGATCACACGACCGGATCCTTCGGGCCGATCCGTCAGGTGGCCATCCAGGCCGTCCTCGACGAGCTCGAGGGAGCAGGCGTGCGCCGCCGGGACGTGACGCTGATCTGCGCCAATGCGCTCCACCGCATGCTCCGGCCCTCCGAGCTGGCGCGCCTCCTCGGCGACGGCCTCGTCGCGGAGTTCGGAGACCGGCTCCTCTGCCACGACGCCGAGGACCGCGAGCAGATCATCGATCTCGGGCTGACGCCGGAGCACGGCTATCCCGTCGAGGTACATCGTCTCGTGGCCGACTCGGACCTGACCGTCTACATCAACAGCAACTACATCCGCGGATTCACAGGGGGCTGGAAGTCCGTCTGCGTCGGGCTGTCGACGTGGCGGACCATCCGCGTCACCCACACCCCCGACGGCATGTCGATGGCGGTGAACGGCAACCGCATGCACGCCGTGCTCGACGAGATGGGCCACCACCTGGAGGCGCGCCTGGGCAAGCGCATCTTCAAGATCGACACCCTGCTCGCCGATCCCCATCACCCGGCGCGGGTCTTTGCGGGCGCCGTCGACGAGACGCGCCGCGCGGCCCTCGAGGAGCAGGCGGCGCTCTATCCGCCGCGGCGAGAAGCGAGCCAGGAGCGCTTCGATGTGCTCGTCTACGGCATCCCCGATTCGAGTCCCTACGCCATCTTCGCCGCCGTGAACCCGATCCTTACCCTCATCTCGTCGGGGCTGGGATATCTCGGCGGTATGATCGAGGCCGTGGGCAAGCCCGGGTGCACGGTGATCATGGCGGCGCCGGCCCGCGACGCGTGGGACCGCGTCGCCCATCCCTCCTACCCCGAGGTGTGGGAGCGCATCCTGCCCGAGACGCGCGACCCGTACGAGATCACCGCGCGCTTCGCCGAGGACCTGGCCAGCCGCCCCGACTATATCGAGGCGTACCGCCGTCGTCACGCCTTCCACCCGATCCACGGCATTCTCGCCACGCACCCGCTCAAGCGCCTCCGGCACGTGGGACGAGTGATCGTGGCCGGACCCCGCGATGCCCACGTGCCACGGCACCTCGGCTTCGAGGTCGCCGGGAGCGTCGAGGAAGCCGTCGCGCGGGCGCGCCGGATCCACGGACCAGACTGCGCGATCGCCTACGTCGAGCAGCCGCCCCTGGTCAGGCCGTGA
- a CDS encoding metallophosphoesterase, translating to MVTALCPRSLVIGAVGLFVICLGLAVWAVAIEPGRLVVREVDLPLATWPRAMPPLTIAVVSDLHTGAPHIDPAKVDRIVSIINQRQPDLVVLPGDFVVHGVIGGRRIEPEVTAARLEARRAPLGVFAVLGNHDWWYDGQRVARALRAAGIVVLEDEAVRLRHRGHAFWLVGLADFDTRTSDPARTTSAIPPAEPVVALTHNPDIFPLIPPRVAITLAGHTHGGQVYLPLIGRPIVPSRYGQRYAIGHIEEEGRHLFVTSGLATSIIPVRFLVPPEIVMARLKPA from the coding sequence ATGGTGACGGCTCTCTGCCCGCGGTCGCTCGTCATCGGCGCGGTCGGGCTCTTCGTGATCTGCCTTGGTCTGGCCGTCTGGGCCGTGGCCATCGAGCCCGGCCGGCTCGTGGTCAGGGAGGTCGATCTTCCTCTCGCCACGTGGCCGCGGGCCATGCCTCCGCTCACCATCGCCGTCGTATCGGATCTCCACACGGGCGCGCCCCACATCGATCCCGCCAAGGTCGATCGGATCGTCTCCATCATCAATCAGCGACAGCCCGACCTCGTGGTCCTGCCCGGGGATTTTGTCGTGCACGGGGTGATCGGGGGACGGAGGATCGAGCCCGAGGTGACCGCGGCGCGGCTCGAGGCGCGGCGGGCGCCCCTCGGCGTCTTTGCCGTGCTGGGCAATCACGACTGGTGGTACGACGGTCAGCGGGTGGCGCGGGCGCTCCGGGCCGCCGGCATCGTCGTGCTCGAGGACGAAGCGGTACGCCTCCGGCATCGCGGCCACGCGTTCTGGCTGGTCGGGCTAGCCGACTTCGACACCCGGACCTCCGACCCCGCCCGGACCACGAGCGCCATTCCGCCCGCGGAGCCCGTCGTCGCGCTCACGCACAATCCCGACATCTTCCCCCTGATCCCGCCGCGCGTCGCCATCACCCTGGCCGGTCATACCCATGGCGGGCAGGTCTACCTTCCCCTCATCGGCCGGCCCATCGTCCCGTCGAGGTATGGCCAGCGCTATGCGATCGGCCATATCGAGGAGGAGGGCCGGCATCTCTTCGTCACCTCGGGGCTCGCCACCAGCATCATCCCCGTCCGCTTCCTCGTGCCGCCCGAGATCGTGATGGCGCGACTGAAGCCAGCCTGA
- a CDS encoding ATP-binding protein, translated as MISRADLSRPANPAVSSPRGARPLRARTRERLPWAYLAAFFLGTALVSTFIWYQIESERQVVLANWQARVTAIAEGRARLVSDWFNARRADADVLAASPAVRALVLEGGGKGADVRSALVPQLDRVAAAYGYSGISLMDTQGRTLARSSGASEPGRESAEAVLLAVRNRAMRADLVEEAKRKLLVISVPIFGDGTGQNRAVVGVVALMMDPASRLFPLLSDETVPTRTGETLLFRIDGPKPSYISPLKGQSAGWSAVDRSLEELSPLAKRATEGRETFGEMFDYRATPVFAATRWIAPAGWGLVLKVDREEALADFYQAGKLAGLAGAFLTLALAGVLISLWRQSQRAALLREQMKQERAIFNLKGYAEKIVASVPSGLLLLSADLRVLSANRSFLESFFLRRDDVVGHSLEDVVRAEGLVRRAREVMQSGVAQPDMLFELHLLHRQETRPVRVTMTGIRIEEQEEARLLLIIEDLTEEERLQSARLASEQRFQDLVQGLDAIVWEADAASLRFSFVSQRAQTIFGFPTDRWLEQPSWFSERIHPEDRAKVMAKCRAALMRGEDHELEYRALTASGEIVWLRDIVHVVPDAPGNAGQLRGLTVDLTELKHADEALRTSEDHLRQAQKMDAVGKLAGGIAHDFNNLLMVIRGDSDLILRRLPPIHPLRKNAEGVREAADQAATLTRQLLAFSRKQVLAPKVLELNSIVAGMQTMLQRLIGETINLVVVPEPTLGRVKADPGQIEQVIMNLAVNARDAMPDGGRLMVRTANVQAGEVPSPPGGGAAAPGPHVMLEVSDTGTGMDANTQAHLFEPFFTTKEPGKGTGLGLSTVYGVVEQSGGSIAVDTELGRGTTFRIYLPQVVAPVQQQRESPVAPAARFPTARPATVTPARPAPAVAAAVPPVVAPRPAAPVSGGPSAPIPSVPVVAAEATPSRAETILLVEDALRVRAVVREILEMSGYHVLEARHGADALEISGRHQGPIHLMVTDVVMPQMSGRELAQRLAPLRPDMRVLYMSGYTDDAIVRHGVLGAGMAFLSKPFTPDALAAKVREVLETQPSPAAQGAPSPAFGGAPPNGNGAGAPPASVSAQTPTGTPTGTIVQRAEDVGQNRPTRV; from the coding sequence ATGATCAGCCGCGCCGATCTTTCCCGTCCAGCCAACCCGGCGGTCTCCAGCCCGCGCGGGGCGAGGCCCCTCCGCGCCCGGACGCGCGAGCGGCTGCCCTGGGCCTATCTCGCCGCCTTCTTCCTCGGGACCGCCCTCGTCTCCACGTTCATCTGGTACCAGATCGAGAGCGAGCGCCAGGTCGTGCTCGCGAACTGGCAGGCGCGCGTGACCGCCATCGCCGAGGGGCGCGCCCGACTGGTCTCCGACTGGTTCAATGCCCGGCGCGCCGACGCCGACGTGCTCGCCGCCTCCCCCGCCGTGCGCGCGCTCGTGCTCGAGGGCGGCGGCAAGGGCGCCGACGTGCGCAGCGCCCTCGTCCCGCAGCTCGATCGGGTGGCCGCGGCCTACGGCTACTCCGGCATCTCGCTCATGGACACGCAGGGGCGCACCCTGGCGCGCTCGTCCGGCGCCTCCGAACCCGGACGGGAGAGCGCCGAGGCCGTGCTCCTGGCCGTGCGCAACCGCGCCATGCGCGCGGACCTGGTCGAGGAGGCCAAGAGGAAGCTCCTCGTCATCAGCGTGCCCATCTTCGGCGACGGCACCGGCCAGAACCGTGCCGTGGTCGGCGTGGTGGCGCTCATGATGGATCCGGCCTCGCGGCTCTTCCCCCTCCTCTCCGACGAGACGGTGCCCACCCGCACCGGGGAGACCCTGCTCTTCCGCATCGATGGCCCGAAGCCGAGCTACATCTCGCCGCTGAAGGGCCAGTCCGCGGGCTGGTCGGCCGTGGACCGCTCGCTCGAGGAACTCTCGCCGCTCGCCAAGCGCGCGACCGAGGGACGGGAGACCTTCGGCGAGATGTTCGACTATCGCGCCACCCCCGTCTTCGCGGCCACGCGCTGGATCGCGCCGGCCGGCTGGGGTCTCGTGCTCAAGGTCGACCGCGAAGAAGCGCTGGCCGACTTCTACCAGGCGGGCAAGCTGGCCGGCCTGGCCGGCGCCTTCCTCACCCTGGCCCTGGCCGGCGTGCTGATCAGCCTCTGGCGCCAGAGCCAGCGCGCGGCCCTGCTCCGCGAGCAGATGAAGCAGGAGCGCGCCATCTTCAACCTCAAGGGCTACGCTGAGAAGATCGTCGCCTCGGTGCCTTCGGGCCTGCTCCTGCTCTCCGCCGACCTGCGCGTGCTCTCGGCGAACCGCTCCTTCCTCGAATCGTTCTTCCTCCGGCGCGATGACGTCGTGGGCCACTCTCTCGAGGACGTGGTGCGGGCCGAGGGCCTCGTGCGCCGCGCGCGCGAGGTCATGCAGTCCGGGGTGGCCCAGCCCGACATGCTCTTCGAGCTCCACCTCCTTCACCGCCAGGAGACGCGCCCCGTGCGCGTCACCATGACGGGCATCCGCATCGAGGAGCAGGAGGAGGCACGCCTGCTCCTCATCATCGAAGACCTGACCGAGGAAGAGCGCCTCCAGTCGGCGCGCCTGGCCTCGGAGCAGCGGTTCCAGGATCTCGTCCAGGGCCTCGACGCCATCGTGTGGGAAGCCGACGCCGCCTCCCTGCGGTTCTCCTTCGTGAGCCAGCGCGCCCAGACCATCTTCGGCTTCCCCACCGACCGCTGGCTCGAGCAGCCCAGCTGGTTCAGCGAGCGCATCCACCCCGAGGATCGCGCCAAGGTCATGGCCAAGTGCCGGGCCGCCCTGATGCGCGGCGAGGACCACGAGCTCGAGTACCGGGCCCTGACCGCGTCGGGCGAGATCGTGTGGCTGCGCGACATCGTACACGTCGTCCCGGACGCCCCGGGCAATGCCGGACAGCTGCGCGGCCTCACCGTGGATTTGACCGAGCTCAAGCACGCGGACGAGGCGCTGCGCACGAGCGAGGATCACCTTCGCCAGGCCCAGAAGATGGACGCGGTGGGCAAGCTCGCCGGCGGTATCGCGCACGACTTCAACAACCTGCTCATGGTCATCCGCGGCGACAGCGACCTCATCCTCCGGCGCTTGCCCCCCATCCACCCCCTGCGCAAGAACGCCGAGGGCGTCCGCGAGGCGGCGGATCAGGCCGCCACCCTGACGCGCCAGCTTCTCGCCTTCAGCCGCAAGCAGGTGCTCGCTCCCAAGGTGCTCGAGCTCAACAGCATCGTGGCGGGCATGCAGACCATGCTGCAGCGCCTGATCGGCGAGACGATCAACCTCGTGGTCGTGCCCGAGCCGACCCTGGGTCGAGTCAAGGCGGATCCCGGCCAGATCGAGCAGGTCATCATGAACCTCGCCGTCAATGCGCGCGACGCCATGCCTGATGGCGGACGGCTCATGGTCCGCACGGCGAATGTGCAGGCGGGCGAGGTGCCGTCGCCGCCGGGAGGCGGCGCCGCGGCGCCCGGCCCTCACGTGATGCTCGAGGTCAGCGACACGGGCACGGGCATGGACGCCAATACCCAGGCGCACCTCTTCGAGCCGTTCTTCACGACGAAGGAGCCGGGCAAGGGCACGGGGCTGGGGCTCTCCACGGTCTATGGCGTGGTCGAGCAGAGCGGCGGCTCCATCGCGGTGGACACCGAGCTCGGCCGCGGCACGACCTTCCGCATCTACCTGCCGCAGGTCGTGGCCCCGGTGCAGCAGCAGCGCGAGAGCCCCGTGGCCCCAGCGGCCCGCTTCCCCACGGCCCGCCCGGCCACGGTCACGCCGGCGCGGCCCGCTCCCGCCGTCGCGGCAGCCGTTCCCCCGGTGGTCGCTCCGAGGCCGGCGGCGCCGGTGAGCGGCGGCCCCTCGGCCCCCATCCCGAGCGTTCCCGTCGTCGCGGCCGAGGCCACACCCTCGCGCGCCGAGACCATCCTGCTCGTGGAGGATGCCCTCCGGGTGCGCGCGGTGGTCCGCGAGATCCTCGAGATGAGCGGCTATCACGTCCTCGAGGCACGCCACGGCGCCGACGCGCTCGAGATCAGCGGGCGGCACCAGGGCCCCATCCACCTCATGGTCACGGACGTCGTCATGCCGCAGATGAGCGGTCGCGAGCTCGCCCAGCGGCTCGCCCCCCTGCGTCCCGACATGAGGGTGCTCTACATGTCGGGCTATACGGATGACGCCATCGTCCGCCATGGTGTCCTCGGGGCCGGCATGGCCTTCCTCTCCAAGCCCTTCACGCCGGACGCGCTGGCCGCCAAGGTGCGCGAGGTCCTCGAGACGCAGCCCTCGCCGGCCGCTCAGGGAGCCCCGTCGCCCGCGTTTGGTGGCGCGCCCCCGAATGGAAATGGCGCAGGGGCTCCCCCCGCGTCCGTCTCCGCCCAGACGCCCACGGGGACGCCCACCGGTACCATAGTCCAGCGCGCCGAAGACGTAGGCCAGAACCGGCCCACGCGCGTCTAG
- a CDS encoding methylmalonyl-CoA mutase family protein produces the protein MFDREEITRAAALRAAWEAGELRAFLDRQPESRAEYRTLSGIPVKRVYTAEDTAGLRHEDLGLPGQYPFTRGPYPTMYRGRLWTMRQIAGFGTGEDTNGRFRYLISQGQTGLSVDFDMPTLMGYDSDHPRSLGEVGREGVAIDTLDDVEALFADIDLERISVSMTINPTAWVLLAMYVALAQSRGCDLNRLSGTVQADILKEYIAQKEWIFPIRPSMRIMRDMIVWSTRHMARYNPVNISGYHISEAGATSVQELAFTMANAIAYVEEVTRAGVAVDDFAPRLAFYFVAQNDFFEEIAKFRAARRIYARLMKERFGATRAESMRLRFHCQTAAMTLTKAQPMNNIVRTALQALSGVLGGCQSLHANGLDEAYAIPSEEAMKIALRTQQIIAEESRATQVVDPLGGSFYVEALTAEIERRVMDILVKVDGMGGTIRAVEEGYFQHEIADSAYETARRRASGEQPVIGVNRNVEPAAPVPVPIHKIDPAVETRQIARLQETRRRRDGAKVDALLDRLAAEAKNPDANLMPLTIEAVKARATMGEIVAHLRSVFGAYTERPVF, from the coding sequence ATGTTCGATCGCGAGGAGATCACGCGGGCCGCGGCGCTGCGCGCGGCGTGGGAGGCAGGGGAGCTTCGCGCCTTCCTCGACCGCCAGCCCGAGTCCCGCGCCGAGTACCGCACGCTCTCCGGCATCCCCGTCAAGCGCGTCTACACCGCCGAGGACACGGCCGGCCTGCGCCACGAGGACCTCGGCCTGCCCGGCCAGTACCCGTTCACGCGCGGGCCCTACCCGACCATGTACCGGGGGCGGCTCTGGACCATGCGGCAGATCGCCGGCTTCGGCACCGGCGAGGATACCAATGGCCGCTTCCGCTACCTGATCAGCCAGGGCCAGACGGGCCTCAGCGTGGACTTCGACATGCCCACCCTCATGGGCTACGACTCCGACCACCCGCGCTCGCTCGGCGAAGTCGGGCGCGAAGGGGTGGCCATAGACACGCTGGACGACGTGGAGGCGCTCTTCGCGGACATCGACCTCGAGCGCATCTCGGTCTCCATGACCATCAATCCGACGGCGTGGGTCCTCCTGGCCATGTACGTGGCGCTGGCCCAGAGTCGCGGCTGCGACCTGAACCGCCTCTCGGGCACCGTCCAGGCCGACATCCTCAAGGAGTACATCGCCCAGAAGGAGTGGATCTTTCCCATCCGGCCTTCCATGCGCATCATGCGCGACATGATCGTGTGGTCGACGCGGCACATGGCGCGCTACAACCCCGTCAATATCAGCGGTTACCACATCTCCGAGGCGGGAGCGACCTCCGTCCAGGAGCTCGCCTTCACCATGGCCAACGCCATCGCCTACGTGGAGGAGGTGACGCGAGCGGGCGTGGCCGTGGACGACTTCGCCCCGCGCCTGGCCTTCTACTTCGTGGCCCAGAACGATTTCTTCGAGGAGATCGCCAAGTTCCGGGCCGCGCGCCGCATCTACGCGCGGCTCATGAAGGAGCGCTTCGGGGCCACGCGGGCCGAATCGATGCGCCTGCGCTTCCACTGCCAGACGGCGGCCATGACCCTGACCAAGGCCCAGCCCATGAACAATATCGTCCGCACGGCCCTCCAGGCGCTCTCCGGGGTGCTGGGCGGATGCCAGTCGCTCCACGCCAATGGCCTCGACGAGGCCTATGCCATCCCTTCCGAGGAGGCGATGAAGATCGCCCTGCGCACCCAGCAGATCATCGCCGAGGAGAGCCGCGCCACCCAGGTCGTCGACCCCCTCGGCGGCTCGTTCTACGTGGAGGCCCTGACCGCGGAGATCGAGCGCCGCGTGATGGACATCCTCGTCAAGGTGGACGGCATGGGGGGCACCATCCGGGCCGTGGAGGAGGGCTACTTCCAGCACGAGATCGCGGACAGCGCGTATGAGACGGCGCGGCGGCGCGCCTCCGGCGAGCAGCCCGTGATCGGCGTCAACCGCAATGTCGAGCCGGCGGCGCCGGTGCCCGTGCCCATCCACAAGATCGACCCCGCCGTCGAGACGCGCCAGATCGCCCGGCTCCAGGAGACGCGACGCCGCCGCGACGGCGCCAAGGTGGACGCCCTCCTCGACCGGCTCGCCGCCGAGGCCAAGAATCCCGACGCCAACCTGATGCCCCTGACCATCGAGGCCGTCAAGGCCCGCGCCACCATGGGCGAGATCGTGGCGCACCTCCGCTCCGTCTTCGGCGCCTACACCGAGCGCCCCGTCTTCTAG
- a CDS encoding cobalamin B12-binding domain-containing protein produces the protein MPASSPRIRVLVAKVGLDGHDRGAKVVARCLRDAGMEVVYTGLHRTPEEVVAAAVQEDIDVLGISLLSGAHMTLVPKVIALLRQAHAEDVRLVVGGVVPDEDVAALRDMGVADVILQDTPPEEIVARVRGLVGSRTAG, from the coding sequence GTGCCCGCGTCCTCCCCTCGCATCCGCGTCCTCGTCGCCAAGGTCGGGCTGGACGGGCACGACCGCGGCGCCAAGGTCGTGGCCCGCTGCCTGCGCGACGCGGGCATGGAGGTCGTCTATACGGGTCTCCATCGAACGCCGGAGGAAGTGGTGGCCGCCGCCGTCCAGGAAGACATCGATGTCCTCGGCATCAGTCTCCTCTCCGGCGCCCACATGACGCTCGTGCCGAAAGTCATCGCCCTCCTGCGGCAAGCCCACGCGGAGGACGTGCGCCTGGTCGTGGGCGGTGTCGTCCCCGACGAGGACGTGGCCGCCCTTCGCGACATGGGGGTGGCCGACGTGATCCTGCAGGACACCCCGCCCGAGGAGATCGTCGCGCGCGTCCGCGGGCTCGTGGGCTCGCGCACCGCGGGCTGA
- a CDS encoding AMP-binding protein, giving the protein METLDLAKLRQTRGVDLGVWPPRYDPSYRPAAEERCWLPEVECAPPALRDELIFRKLKSQLDYAWERCPFYRRKWEEAGVSPATLKSLADLARFPVVRKSELRQAQAAHPPFGDYLGIEPSEVARIHGTSGTTGRPTVFGIGSEDWERIALAHARVLWGTGIRPHDRILICSFFSLYLGSWGALAGAEALGATVFPFGAGQAGQTLAAVGWARELRPTAFYGTPSYALHFAETAKREGIDPRALGFRVLFFSGEPGAGIPATKRLIEETFGGICVDMGSMAEMTPWMTNAECGHRTGMHLWQDLVYTQVCHPESFEPLPYGAEGTPVYTHLERTSQPMIRLVSGDRARWTDEPCPCGRTYPRLPLGLYGRFDDMIVVRGENIYPSAIEDALRATEGFGGEFRVIVSRREHMDELLVRAEHAGGLTDPGRLETLRGEMRNRLRARLGIHPVVELVPEGTLPRTEFKARRIIDDRDLYREGLDKRKED; this is encoded by the coding sequence GTGGAAACGCTCGACCTGGCAAAGCTCCGGCAGACACGTGGCGTGGACTTGGGCGTCTGGCCGCCCCGCTATGATCCGAGCTATCGGCCGGCGGCCGAGGAGCGGTGCTGGCTGCCCGAGGTCGAGTGCGCGCCTCCCGCCCTCCGCGACGAGCTCATTTTCAGGAAGCTCAAGAGCCAGCTCGACTATGCGTGGGAGCGCTGCCCCTTCTATCGGCGCAAATGGGAGGAGGCAGGCGTCTCCCCCGCCACCCTCAAGAGTCTCGCCGATCTCGCCCGCTTCCCCGTGGTGCGGAAGTCCGAGCTCCGTCAGGCGCAGGCCGCGCACCCGCCCTTCGGAGACTATCTCGGCATCGAGCCTTCGGAAGTCGCCCGCATCCACGGGACGAGCGGCACCACGGGGCGGCCCACGGTGTTCGGCATCGGGAGCGAGGACTGGGAGCGCATCGCGCTCGCGCACGCGCGCGTGCTCTGGGGCACGGGGATCCGCCCCCACGACCGCATCCTGATCTGCTCCTTCTTCAGCCTCTATCTGGGATCCTGGGGAGCGCTGGCGGGCGCCGAGGCGCTCGGGGCCACCGTCTTTCCATTTGGCGCGGGCCAGGCGGGGCAGACGCTGGCCGCCGTCGGCTGGGCGCGCGAGCTCCGGCCCACGGCTTTCTACGGCACGCCCTCCTACGCGCTCCACTTCGCCGAGACCGCGAAGCGCGAGGGCATCGATCCCCGCGCGCTCGGCTTTCGCGTCCTGTTTTTCTCGGGCGAGCCCGGCGCGGGCATCCCGGCCACCAAGCGGCTCATCGAGGAGACCTTCGGCGGCATCTGTGTGGACATGGGCAGCATGGCCGAGATGACCCCGTGGATGACCAATGCCGAATGCGGGCACCGGACCGGCATGCACCTCTGGCAGGACCTGGTGTATACCCAGGTCTGCCATCCCGAGAGCTTCGAGCCCCTGCCCTACGGCGCGGAGGGCACGCCCGTCTACACGCATCTCGAGCGCACCTCGCAGCCCATGATCCGGCTCGTCTCGGGCGATCGCGCGCGCTGGACGGACGAGCCGTGCCCGTGCGGCCGGACGTACCCGCGGCTGCCCCTGGGGCTCTACGGGCGCTTCGACGACATGATCGTCGTGCGGGGCGAGAACATCTATCCGAGCGCCATCGAGGATGCCCTGCGCGCCACGGAAGGCTTTGGCGGCGAGTTCCGGGTCATCGTGTCACGGCGCGAGCACATGGACGAGCTCCTCGTGCGCGCCGAGCATGCGGGAGGCCTGACCGATCCGGGCCGGCTCGAGACGCTGCGCGGAGAGATGCGCAACCGGCTGCGCGCGCGGCTCGGCATCCATCCCGTGGTCGAGCTCGTCCCCGAGGGCACGCTGCCCCGGACGGAGTTCAAGGCGCGGCGTATCATCGACGACCGGGACCTGTACCGCGAAGGGCTGGACAAGAGGAAGGAGGACTAG